One stretch of Bacteroidales bacterium DNA includes these proteins:
- a CDS encoding M48 family metallopeptidase produces the protein MKKLSISILTLVLTALIYQACTVVPLTGRKQLNLLPESEMISMSLTSYNDFMKENPPSADRKNADIVKEVGTNIAAAVTKYFTDNNLADRLNGYQWEFNLVKDDATPNAWCMPGGKVVVYSGILPYTVDKNGLAVVISHEIAHAVARHGNERMSQQMVAQFGSVAMNEVIKEKPEQTRTIFNGVYGLGAQYGLMLPYSRDHELEADKLGLIFMAMAGYDPQSAVAFWERMASIGGQKPPEFMSTHPADGTRINKIKAALPEAQKYYNRQ, from the coding sequence ATGAAAAAACTATCAATATCAATTCTTACGTTAGTCTTAACTGCACTTATTTATCAGGCCTGTACTGTCGTTCCTCTTACAGGAAGAAAGCAGCTTAATCTCCTGCCTGAATCTGAAATGATATCGATGTCACTAACCAGTTACAACGATTTTATGAAAGAAAATCCGCCATCAGCTGACAGGAAGAATGCAGATATAGTTAAAGAGGTCGGAACAAATATTGCTGCTGCTGTTACTAAATACTTTACTGACAATAACCTGGCCGACAGGCTTAATGGATATCAGTGGGAATTCAACCTTGTTAAAGACGATGCAACACCAAATGCATGGTGTATGCCAGGCGGAAAGGTTGTTGTATACAGCGGAATACTTCCATATACTGTAGATAAGAATGGCCTGGCAGTAGTTATCAGTCATGAAATAGCTCATGCAGTTGCACGTCATGGAAATGAAAGAATGAGCCAGCAAATGGTTGCACAGTTCGGAAGTGTTGCAATGAATGAGGTGATAAAGGAGAAACCCGAACAGACCAGGACTATCTTCAACGGAGTATATGGACTTGGAGCTCAATATGGTCTTATGCTTCCTTATTCCCGCGATCATGAGCTGGAGGCCGACAAACTGGGACTAATTTTCATGGCAATGGCTGGTTACGACCCTCAGTCTGCAGTCGCTTTCTGGGAAAGAATGGCGTCGATAGGTGGACAGAAACCGCCCGAATTCATGAGCACCCATCCTGCCGACGGAACACGTATAAATAAAATAAAAGCTGCATTGCCTGAAGCTCAGAAGTACTATAACAGGCAGTAA
- a CDS encoding acyl-CoA dehydrogenase family protein, translating into METSKLLKSGEFLVSEVNSKDVFIPEEFNEEQRMIAQTCSDFLEAEVYPNLEKVEKSDRELMKSMLKKSGELGLMGISIPEEFGGFGQSFVTQMLVAETTGAGYSFSVAYMAHCGIGTLPIMYYGNKDQRERYVTKLATGEFIGAYCLTEPGAGSDANSGKTNAKLSEDGKHYILNGQKMWITNAGFADTLVVFAKIDTDRVLSAFIVESKYPGVVIGPDEHKMGIKGSSTAQIYFNDVKVPVENLLGKRGEGFRIALSILHMGRLKLGANVIGAAKKAINDSVKYANERKQFGVLISTFGALKHKMAEQVIRLFASESAVYRVSNDIDILMKKLTVDCGDYGRASIEAISHYAVEAAILKVVGSEMLDFVADEAVQIHGGMGYSAEMAVERGYRDSRINRIFEGTNEINRLLVVDTAMKRAMKGEFDLYGEAEKLYSGLNSITDGKTAGETYYQEKTRYIKNFKKAILICIHGASKRFEKGLINEQEVLNNIAEMMMETYISESLALRVEKIESIKGNADLYKDMLDVNLFDTASIVRKSALEAISTFCTQDSCSSLLKAVETLTKTDCVNVKDARRRIADKLIEDNVYKF; encoded by the coding sequence ATGGAGACAAGTAAACTATTGAAAAGCGGTGAATTTCTTGTAAGCGAAGTCAATTCAAAAGATGTATTTATTCCTGAGGAATTCAATGAGGAACAGAGAATGATAGCTCAGACCTGCAGCGATTTTCTCGAAGCTGAAGTATATCCAAACCTCGAAAAGGTTGAGAAAAGCGACCGTGAACTCATGAAGAGCATGCTTAAAAAGTCAGGCGAACTTGGATTAATGGGGATCTCAATACCTGAAGAGTTTGGCGGTTTCGGACAGTCATTTGTAACACAGATGCTTGTGGCTGAAACAACAGGTGCCGGATATTCATTTTCTGTTGCTTACATGGCTCATTGCGGTATTGGTACTCTACCTATTATGTATTATGGTAACAAAGATCAGCGGGAGCGGTATGTTACCAAACTTGCCACAGGCGAGTTTATCGGAGCTTACTGTCTTACAGAACCCGGAGCCGGCAGTGATGCCAACTCAGGAAAAACAAACGCTAAACTGAGCGAAGATGGCAAACATTATATACTGAACGGACAGAAAATGTGGATCACAAATGCCGGATTTGCCGACACTCTTGTTGTATTCGCAAAAATTGATACCGACAGGGTACTTAGTGCATTTATTGTTGAAAGCAAATATCCCGGTGTTGTAATTGGTCCGGATGAACATAAAATGGGTATCAAGGGATCATCAACTGCCCAGATATATTTCAACGACGTAAAGGTACCTGTTGAGAATCTTCTCGGAAAAAGGGGAGAAGGATTCAGGATAGCACTCAGCATCCTTCATATGGGCCGTTTGAAACTTGGTGCCAACGTAATTGGTGCTGCTAAAAAGGCAATCAACGATTCTGTAAAATATGCAAATGAAAGAAAACAGTTCGGTGTCCTTATCTCAACATTCGGAGCTCTCAAACATAAAATGGCAGAACAGGTAATCCGTCTTTTTGCTTCGGAATCAGCTGTGTACAGGGTAAGTAACGATATCGATATCCTCATGAAGAAACTTACTGTCGATTGCGGCGATTATGGCAGGGCATCTATCGAAGCTATCAGTCACTACGCAGTTGAGGCAGCGATTCTCAAAGTGGTAGGTTCTGAAATGCTCGATTTTGTTGCCGATGAGGCAGTGCAGATTCACGGCGGAATGGGTTATTCTGCTGAGATGGCAGTTGAAAGAGGCTACCGCGATTCAAGGATAAACAGGATATTTGAGGGTACAAATGAGATAAACAGATTGCTTGTTGTCGACACTGCAATGAAGCGTGCCATGAAGGGTGAGTTCGATCTATATGGTGAGGCAGAGAAGCTTTATTCCGGATTAAACTCGATCACCGACGGCAAGACGGCAGGAGAGACCTACTACCAGGAGAAAACAAGGTATATTAAGAACTTTAAGAAAGCAATCCTGATCTGTATTCACGGAGCATCAAAACGTTTTGAGAAAGGTCTGATCAACGAACAGGAGGTTCTCAATAATATTGCCGAGATGATGATGGAAACTTACATCTCAGAATCGCTGGCTTTAAGAGTTGAAAAGATTGAATCAATTAAGGGAAATGCTGATCTTTATAAAGATATGCTCGACGTAAATCTGTTCGATACAGCTTCAATTGTTCGAAAATCAGCACTGGAAGCAATCAGTACATTCTGCACTCAGGATTCATGCAGCTCTCTGCTCAAGGCAGTTGAGACTCTCACAAAAACAGATTGTGTGAATGTTAAAGATGCGAGAAGAAGAATTGCTGATAAACTAATTGAAGATAACGTTTATAAATTCTGA
- a CDS encoding (Fe-S)-binding protein, whose product MSDLFAKGVKPEYLFWVGCAGAFDDRYKKVVRAFAKILAHLNVSYAVLGKEETCTGDPARRAGNEMLYQMQALQVIETFKMYEVKKIITICPHCFNIFKNEYPDLGGSYEVINYLQFINRNIEEGKLKIDTTSLKNIRITYHDPCYLGRANDIYDEPRAILNKLTGSVVEMHRNKSFALCCGAGGAQMFKEAEKGDKEIFIERTEDALKTDPKVIATACPFCMTMLTDGLKYKNREEEIKNLDIAELVAQSLEL is encoded by the coding sequence ATGTCTGATCTCTTTGCCAAAGGGGTTAAACCCGAATACCTGTTCTGGGTAGGTTGTGCAGGTGCTTTCGACGACAGATATAAAAAGGTTGTCAGGGCTTTTGCAAAGATCCTTGCACATCTGAATGTCAGTTATGCAGTACTAGGTAAGGAAGAGACATGTACCGGCGATCCTGCAAGAAGGGCCGGAAATGAAATGCTCTACCAGATGCAGGCTCTTCAGGTTATTGAGACCTTTAAGATGTATGAAGTAAAGAAGATCATCACAATATGCCCTCATTGCTTTAATATTTTCAAAAACGAATACCCCGATCTTGGCGGTAGCTATGAAGTTATAAACTACCTTCAGTTCATTAACAGGAATATTGAAGAGGGTAAACTGAAGATCGATACAACTTCTCTTAAGAACATCAGGATAACCTACCACGATCCCTGTTACCTGGGAAGAGCAAACGATATCTACGATGAGCCGCGTGCGATACTTAATAAGCTTACCGGCAGTGTGGTTGAGATGCACCGCAATAAAAGCTTTGCTCTCTGCTGCGGCGCAGGTGGTGCTCAGATGTTCAAAGAGGCTGAGAAGGGTGATAAGGAGATCTTCATTGAAAGAACGGAAGATGCCCTTAAAACCGATCCTAAAGTAATTGCCACTGCCTGTCCGTTCTGCATGACAATGCTTACCGACGGACTGAAATATAAAAACAGGGAAGAAGAAATTAAGAATTTAGATATTGCAGAATTAGTTGCACAATCACTTGAATTATGA
- a CDS encoding (Fe-S)-binding protein, whose protein sequence is MTKQIIFAIALLITLGVFAFTVRRIISYFRFTRPAFPVKDLWKRFGVMMNVAFGQTKIFRMPVLGFIHALVFWGFCLIIFGSIEMVIDGLTGTERVLKFLGPVYDFLMASGDLFALLIAVSILIFLSRRLFFHIRRFEGIEMKKRSHRDANISLSLILLLMISLLTMNLGYLGHQNVTGEPVEGIYPVAGILLSVVPTLSEHAFKLLYEASWWSHILLIFIFANYLPYSKHFHVFMSVPNVFLSRLEPLGKLPNMDSITREVKLMLDPNTAFAAAPADMPVERFGVKDAEDASWKNYFDSLACTECGRCTSVCPANLTGKKLSPRKIMMDLRARMKEKGPLMVKNGRDFNDNRSLLRDFISEEELWACTTCNACAKECPININHPTLIVDMRRYLVMEEASAPGELKAVFNNIENNGAPWQYSAEDRLNWTKDLEINVI, encoded by the coding sequence ATGACTAAGCAGATAATTTTTGCCATTGCACTTCTGATTACCCTGGGAGTTTTTGCTTTTACGGTAAGAAGAATCATAAGCTATTTCAGATTCACCAGACCGGCATTTCCTGTTAAGGATCTTTGGAAAAGATTCGGGGTTATGATGAATGTGGCCTTCGGACAGACAAAGATCTTCCGTATGCCTGTACTTGGATTCATTCATGCACTAGTATTCTGGGGTTTCTGTCTGATAATATTCGGAAGCATCGAAATGGTGATAGATGGCCTTACAGGTACTGAGAGAGTTCTTAAATTCCTCGGACCTGTATATGATTTTCTGATGGCTTCAGGCGATTTATTTGCTTTACTTATTGCAGTCTCAATCTTAATTTTCCTTTCACGCCGTCTCTTCTTTCATATCAGAAGATTTGAAGGAATTGAAATGAAAAAACGGTCGCACCGCGACGCAAATATCTCTCTTTCGCTAATCCTGCTGCTGATGATCTCCCTCCTCACAATGAACCTGGGCTATCTTGGTCATCAGAATGTAACAGGTGAACCTGTCGAAGGCATCTATCCTGTTGCAGGAATCCTGCTCAGCGTGGTGCCTACACTTTCCGAACATGCTTTTAAATTATTATATGAAGCCTCATGGTGGTCACATATTTTGCTGATATTCATATTTGCAAACTACCTGCCTTACTCCAAGCATTTCCATGTCTTCATGTCGGTGCCAAACGTATTTCTTTCCCGTTTGGAACCGCTCGGTAAACTCCCTAACATGGACAGCATTACAAGAGAGGTGAAGCTTATGCTCGATCCCAATACAGCCTTTGCAGCAGCTCCTGCTGATATGCCTGTTGAGCGTTTCGGTGTTAAGGATGCAGAGGACGCTTCGTGGAAAAACTATTTCGATTCTCTGGCCTGCACAGAATGCGGTCGGTGTACTTCTGTCTGTCCTGCCAATCTTACCGGCAAGAAACTATCTCCGCGGAAGATTATGATGGATCTCAGAGCCAGGATGAAGGAAAAAGGACCACTTATGGTTAAGAACGGAAGGGATTTTAATGATAACCGGTCTCTTCTGAGAGATTTCATATCGGAGGAAGAACTCTGGGCATGCACTACATGCAACGCCTGTGCAAAAGAGTGTCCTATAAACATCAATCATCCTACTCTCATTGTTGATATGAGAAGGTACCTCGTAATGGAAGAAGCCTCTGCACCCGGTGAACTCAAAGCTGTTTTTAATAATATTGAGAATAACGGAGCTCCCTGGCAGTACTCCGCTGAGGATAGGTTGAACTGGACTAAGGATTTAGAAATAAATGTTATTTAA
- a CDS encoding electron transfer flavoprotein subunit alpha/FixB family protein: protein MSVLVYTENWDGKFKKLSFELVSYAAGIAKMMGSAVTAVSIGKVDETELKKLGNYGAAKIISVTSDQLASLDNQAYTSVISDIASKENSSVIVISNNNTGKAIAPRLAVRLKAGVGSGVSKLPLNLNPFTVYKRTYSGNAYAHLVIKSPVKILTLAQNSFDLVETANNATVENVNIAIDGSLLKTVVKDVQKQTGKILLTDADVVVSGGRGMKSPDNWSSLVELASLLGAATACSRPVSDEGWRPHDEHTGQTGKIIAPNLYIALGISGATQHLAGISSSKYIVAINTDKDAPIFEAAQYGIVGDAMKVLPKLVEAVKAKK, encoded by the coding sequence ATGTCAGTACTAGTATATACCGAGAATTGGGACGGAAAATTTAAGAAACTATCCTTCGAACTCGTTTCATATGCAGCCGGAATTGCAAAAATGATGGGTTCAGCTGTTACAGCAGTCTCTATAGGAAAGGTTGATGAAACCGAACTTAAGAAACTTGGAAATTATGGCGCAGCCAAAATCATCAGTGTTACCAGCGATCAGCTGGCTTCGCTCGATAACCAGGCTTATACAAGTGTAATCTCCGATATTGCCTCAAAGGAAAATTCCTCAGTAATAGTTATATCAAACAATAACACAGGAAAAGCAATTGCTCCCCGTTTGGCCGTAAGACTTAAAGCAGGTGTGGGTTCAGGTGTAAGCAAGCTGCCTCTGAATCTTAATCCTTTTACTGTATATAAAAGAACTTACTCTGGAAATGCTTACGCTCACCTTGTAATCAAATCTCCTGTTAAAATATTAACACTGGCCCAGAACTCCTTCGATCTGGTTGAGACAGCCAATAACGCCACTGTAGAGAATGTAAATATCGCAATTGACGGTTCGCTTCTTAAAACAGTTGTGAAGGATGTTCAGAAACAGACAGGCAAGATCTTATTGACCGATGCCGACGTAGTTGTATCCGGCGGAAGAGGTATGAAATCGCCCGATAACTGGTCATCACTTGTTGAACTTGCTTCACTTCTTGGAGCTGCAACTGCATGCTCCCGTCCTGTATCAGACGAAGGCTGGAGACCTCATGATGAGCATACTGGTCAGACAGGCAAGATCATTGCACCAAACCTCTATATCGCTCTTGGAATCTCAGGTGCCACACAGCATCTTGCAGGTATAAGCTCTTCCAAATATATTGTCGCAATAAATACAGATAAGGATGCTCCGATATTTGAAGCAGCCCAGTATGGTATTGTCGGCGACGCTATGAAGGTTCTTCCAAAACTTGTTGAAGCTGTAAAAGCTAAAAAATAA
- a CDS encoding electron transfer flavoprotein subunit beta/FixA family protein → MKILVCISNVPDTTTKIKFAEGNAAIDTTGIQWVINPWDELSLTRALELKDDAASGVKSVTVVHVGPASSEPTIRKALAIGADDAIRVNGESADAWYVASQIAEVVKKEQFDIIMCGIESSDYNGSVVGGMVSEFLGIPSVSAVSGIKIENGQPVLTREIDGGKEVVTVPAPFVAVVQKGIAKEPRIAAMRGIMMARTKPVKLIEPLATEPLTQVVVFEKPAPRAACKYIDADNAAQLIELLQNEAKVI, encoded by the coding sequence ATGAAAATTCTGGTTTGTATCAGTAACGTTCCCGACACAACGACAAAGATCAAATTTGCCGAAGGAAATGCCGCAATCGACACTACCGGTATTCAGTGGGTAATCAACCCATGGGACGAATTGTCTCTTACCCGTGCACTCGAACTAAAAGATGACGCTGCAAGTGGCGTAAAATCTGTCACTGTTGTACATGTTGGTCCTGCTTCTTCAGAACCCACCATCCGTAAAGCTCTTGCTATCGGAGCCGACGATGCGATAAGGGTAAACGGCGAATCAGCTGATGCATGGTATGTCGCTTCCCAGATAGCTGAGGTGGTTAAAAAGGAACAGTTCGATATTATAATGTGCGGTATTGAGTCGAGCGACTATAATGGTTCTGTGGTGGGAGGTATGGTCTCGGAATTCCTGGGAATCCCTTCTGTATCTGCTGTTTCAGGAATTAAAATAGAAAACGGACAACCTGTACTTACCCGCGAGATCGACGGCGGAAAAGAAGTTGTAACTGTACCCGCCCCATTCGTTGCGGTTGTTCAGAAAGGTATCGCCAAAGAACCGAGGATTGCAGCAATGCGCGGAATTATGATGGCCCGTACAAAACCTGTGAAACTGATTGAACCTCTGGCAACTGAGCCTCTTACCCAGGTGGTGGTATTTGAAAAACCCGCCCCGAGAGCTGCCTGTAAGTATATCGATGCTGACAATGCAGCACAACTGATTGAGCTTCTTCAGAATGAGGCTAAAGTTATTTAA
- a CDS encoding DMT family transporter: MSKNFKVYSAVVLSMIFWSFSFIWFKEANKTFHPITIVFIRLVFSVVLLTTFLIVTKNFMKIRKQDRKLFLMLALFEPFFYFLGESFGLTYVSATVCSVLISTIPVFATIGAWLIFKERLKAINYAGIILSFVGVLVFILNRDGSISFNIKGLGLLLLAVISAVGYNLTLSRLVGYYTPVYIVNVQNIIGAVLFLPLFLILDFKHFTTTPFTFEMFRPIIELALFASCGAFILFAYSVKNMGVTKANVFSNCIPLFTALFSFIILGENLTVQNIIGMAIVITGLFLSQMNGRKKSIDEALILTGKTA, translated from the coding sequence TTGAGTAAAAATTTCAAAGTATATAGCGCTGTTGTACTGTCGATGATCTTCTGGTCATTTTCATTCATATGGTTTAAAGAGGCGAATAAGACCTTCCACCCTATCACAATTGTGTTTATAAGACTTGTTTTTTCAGTAGTTCTGCTCACTACCTTTCTGATTGTCACAAAAAACTTTATGAAGATCAGGAAGCAGGACAGGAAGCTCTTTCTGATGCTGGCACTGTTTGAACCCTTCTTTTATTTCCTCGGGGAGAGTTTCGGACTCACTTATGTTTCAGCAACAGTCTGCTCTGTACTGATTTCCACAATACCAGTCTTCGCAACTATCGGAGCCTGGCTAATCTTTAAAGAGAGGCTGAAGGCAATCAATTACGCCGGGATTATTCTCTCATTCGTAGGAGTACTTGTTTTTATTCTTAACCGCGACGGCAGCATTTCATTTAATATAAAAGGTCTTGGATTGCTCCTTCTTGCAGTAATCTCTGCGGTAGGGTATAACCTTACACTGAGCCGCCTTGTTGGTTATTATACTCCTGTATATATAGTTAATGTACAGAACATTATCGGGGCTGTCCTTTTCCTTCCTTTGTTCCTGATTCTCGACTTTAAACATTTCACAACTACCCCGTTCACATTTGAAATGTTCAGACCTATAATTGAACTGGCACTTTTTGCATCATGCGGCGCTTTCATTCTTTTTGCCTACTCAGTTAAGAATATGGGTGTCACAAAAGCCAATGTTTTTTCAAACTGCATACCACTTTTCACAGCACTGTTCTCATTCATTATTCTGGGAGAAAATCTTACTGTTCAGAATATTATAGGGATGGCGATTGTTATAACCGGACTATTCCTTTCACAGATGAATGGCAGGAAAAAGAGTATTGACGAGGCCCTGATTCTCACCGGAAAAACAGCTTAA
- the porQ gene encoding type IX secretion system protein PorQ, with protein sequence MAYHNPALLNSKMNNALALNYVNYFAGINFGLAMYSHTYPGVGNFAAGMTYLNYGSFTETDASGVITGDFSAAEYAFSLMYSRHIDSLFTIGVNFKPVLSHLENYTSFGFAFDIGASWHNTSNLFSAGMVIRNAGLQLTSYAGEERQKLPFEVQAGISQRLAHAPFRFSLTLKHLEKYDLTHDYTEPGATVTEKSKSSEIAENIMRHAVVGVELIPHKNFYFSAGYNYQRRRELQVDSKVSTVGLSWGFGINTSWMDIEFGRATYHLAGSSTHLSLILRPDKIYRKR encoded by the coding sequence ATGGCTTATCATAATCCGGCCCTCCTGAATTCAAAGATGAATAATGCACTTGCACTAAACTATGTAAATTATTTTGCCGGGATAAATTTCGGTCTGGCAATGTACTCACATACATACCCGGGAGTGGGAAACTTTGCTGCCGGCATGACCTACCTTAACTATGGTTCCTTTACCGAAACAGATGCGTCGGGAGTGATTACCGGTGACTTCAGTGCTGCCGAATATGCCTTCTCCCTGATGTACTCGAGGCATATTGATTCACTTTTTACAATTGGAGTGAATTTTAAACCTGTACTATCACATCTTGAAAATTATACTTCATTTGGATTTGCATTTGATATCGGAGCCTCCTGGCATAACACAAGTAATCTTTTCTCAGCAGGGATGGTAATAAGGAATGCCGGTTTGCAGCTGACATCATATGCCGGCGAGGAGCGTCAGAAATTGCCTTTTGAGGTTCAGGCAGGGATCTCACAAAGACTGGCCCATGCTCCGTTCCGGTTCTCACTGACACTTAAGCACCTGGAGAAATATGATCTTACACATGATTATACAGAACCCGGGGCAACAGTTACTGAAAAATCAAAATCATCAGAGATAGCAGAGAACATAATGAGGCATGCAGTTGTTGGAGTTGAACTGATACCTCATAAAAACTTTTATTTCAGTGCAGGTTACAACTATCAGAGAAGGAGAGAATTGCAGGTTGACTCAAAAGTTTCAACTGTTGGATTGTCGTGGGGATTTGGAATCAACACCTCGTGGATGGATATTGAATTTGGAAGGGCTACCTATCACCTTGCAGGTTCATCCACTCACCTTTCACTAATTTTACGACCAGATAAAATCTATAGAAAAAGATGA
- a CDS encoding (d)CMP kinase encodes MNKRLIIAIDGYSSCGKSTFAKSVAKELNYIFIDSGAMYRAVTLYSMRHNYINSNEVNVPAIVAEVKNIYIDFIYNPDIEGYETFLNSENVEKEIRSMDVSAHVSRISQIYEVRARLVELQREIGIAKGIVMDGRDIGTVVFPDADIKIFMTASVDIRAKRRFDELKAAGVTVDFEEIKRNIVARDIADENRDISPLRRADDAIVLDNSRMTVEEQMVWIKKIIDSKRNGS; translated from the coding sequence ATGAACAAAAGGCTTATAATAGCAATAGACGGTTATTCATCGTGCGGGAAGAGCACTTTTGCCAAATCGGTGGCGAAGGAACTGAACTACATTTTTATCGACAGCGGAGCAATGTACAGGGCAGTAACCCTCTATAGCATGCGTCATAACTACATCAATTCCAATGAGGTAAATGTACCGGCAATAGTGGCTGAAGTAAAAAATATTTACATAGATTTTATATATAATCCGGATATAGAAGGATATGAAACCTTTCTTAACTCTGAGAATGTTGAAAAAGAGATAAGAAGCATGGATGTCTCAGCCCATGTAAGCCGCATCAGTCAGATCTATGAGGTAAGGGCCAGACTTGTTGAGCTGCAGAGAGAGATTGGGATCGCAAAGGGGATTGTTATGGATGGAAGAGATATCGGTACTGTTGTGTTTCCTGATGCTGATATCAAGATCTTCATGACGGCTTCGGTTGATATAAGGGCTAAACGAAGGTTTGATGAACTTAAAGCTGCAGGTGTGACAGTTGATTTTGAAGAGATCAAAAGGAATATTGTTGCACGCGATATTGCCGATGAGAACCGCGATATAAGTCCTCTCAGGAGAGCAGACGATGCTATCGTTCTTGATAACAGCAGAATGACTGTTGAAGAGCAGATGGTATGGATAAAAAAGATAATCGACAGCAAAAGGAATGGTAGTTGA
- a CDS encoding 4-hydroxy-3-methylbut-2-enyl diphosphate reductase, translating to MVVEIDSKSGFCFGVQNAVEIAEEALLKGEKVFSLGPIVHNDKEVERLATLGLVSINHEQFRNLRDSKVLIRAHGEPPETYMIAENNNITIIEATCPIVKKLQSRIKDSWQKIRESKGQVVIFGKAGHAEVVGLLGQINNEGILVSSPSDIERIDVKRPVYLFSQTTMGVKEYDIFKEALLAKMTEAGVADPDKNLIVNKTICGQVSNREPHLRTFAASHDTIIFVSGKESSNGKMLFSVCKEVNPDSHFVSSPEELDLSWFTGKKSAGICGATSTPKWLIENIRDIISNI from the coding sequence ATGGTAGTTGAGATCGACAGCAAATCGGGATTCTGCTTCGGAGTTCAGAATGCAGTTGAAATAGCCGAGGAAGCTCTCCTGAAAGGTGAGAAGGTTTTTTCACTTGGCCCTATTGTGCACAACGACAAAGAGGTTGAAAGACTGGCAACTCTCGGACTTGTATCAATCAACCATGAGCAGTTCAGAAATCTGCGCGACAGCAAAGTACTTATCAGAGCTCATGGTGAACCACCTGAGACTTATATGATAGCAGAGAATAACAATATAACTATCATTGAGGCTACCTGTCCGATTGTAAAGAAGCTTCAGTCGAGGATTAAGGATTCGTGGCAGAAGATCAGGGAAAGCAAAGGGCAGGTTGTGATATTCGGAAAAGCAGGGCATGCAGAAGTTGTAGGACTCCTCGGACAGATAAACAATGAAGGGATACTGGTTTCCTCACCGTCAGATATTGAAAGGATAGATGTGAAAAGGCCTGTTTACCTCTTCTCTCAGACAACAATGGGAGTAAAAGAATATGACATATTTAAGGAGGCTCTCCTCGCTAAAATGACTGAAGCAGGAGTTGCTGATCCGGATAAAAACCTGATTGTCAACAAAACAATTTGCGGGCAGGTATCAAACAGAGAGCCTCATCTGAGGACATTTGCAGCATCGCACGATACAATTATATTTGTCAGCGGCAAAGAGAGTTCAAACGGGAAGATGCTGTTTTCGGTGTGTAAGGAGGTCAATCCTGATTCCCATTTTGTTTCTTCGCCGGAGGAGTTAGATCTTTCCTGGTTCACAGGGAAAAAATCGGCGGGAATCTGCGGAGCGACTTCAACTCCCAAATGGCTTATAGAAAACATACGGGATATCATTTCAAACATCTGA